Proteins from a genomic interval of Chloroflexota bacterium:
- a CDS encoding serine/threonine-protein phosphatase, with translation MMKFIQQLFGKKTEPESAKTAPLVPPHTFSAEAQQAATAPLNMPAFAASNSPLRVAHAQSVGRMRDHNEDVLLTLTSTFDGDEKIPSFGLYIVADGMGGHSMGERASAVAARSVARDVTRRVYLSLLSDNSNDEERAPLQEVLGEALTHANLAVREAVGEGGTTGTAALVFNDQVIIGHVGDSRAYLITANGLEQLTRDHSLVRRLQELGQLTPAEAAIHPQRNVLYRAIGQGDGLEVDVYTQRLTPDTKILLCSDGLWGLVDDGQI, from the coding sequence ATGATGAAATTCATTCAGCAGTTGTTTGGGAAGAAAACCGAACCGGAATCCGCCAAGACCGCTCCGCTTGTGCCCCCGCACACCTTCTCCGCCGAGGCCCAGCAGGCCGCCACCGCGCCCCTGAACATGCCTGCCTTTGCCGCCAGCAACTCGCCTCTGCGTGTGGCGCACGCCCAGAGTGTGGGCCGGATGCGCGACCACAACGAAGACGTCCTGCTGACCCTCACCAGCACCTTTGACGGCGACGAGAAAATCCCCTCCTTTGGCCTGTACATCGTCGCCGACGGCATGGGCGGGCACAGCATGGGCGAACGGGCCAGCGCCGTGGCCGCCCGGAGCGTGGCCCGTGACGTGACCCGCCGTGTCTACCTCTCCCTGTTGAGCGACAACAGCAACGATGAAGAGCGCGCTCCCTTGCAGGAAGTTCTGGGCGAGGCGCTCACTCATGCCAACCTGGCTGTGCGTGAAGCGGTGGGCGAAGGCGGCACGACCGGCACCGCCGCCCTCGTCTTCAACGACCAGGTCATCATCGGCCACGTCGGCGACAGCCGGGCTTACCTCATCACTGCCAACGGGCTGGAACAGTTGACGCGCGACCATTCGCTGGTTCGGCGCTTGCAGGAACTGGGCCAGCTTACGCCCGCCGAAGCCGCCATCCACCCTCAGCGCAACGTGCTCTACCGGGCCATCGGCCAGGGCGACGGCCTGGAAGTGGATGTCTACACCCAGCGCCTGACGCCCGACACCAAAATTCTGCTTTGCTCCGACGGCCTGTGGGGGCTGGTGGATGACGGCCAGATT
- a CDS encoding serine/threonine-protein kinase yields MEYIEGRDLEAVLNDTPGFLPEATIVEWAIQLCDVLTYLHSNQPEPIVFRDMKPSNVMLDQLNNIRLIDFGIAKGFQAGQKGTMIGTEGYSPPEQYRGEAGPAGDLYALGATMHHLLTKRDPRAEPPFSFAERPIRKINPSVSLGFEAIVNKSLAYNPTDRFPSAAATKEALVALQRGAQVIVSTPAVIPNLGTSVLPGTSTLPASGTAALPNIPVMMPTGQETGLLVPAFDTGIKPLWVFKCEDEIRSQPLPVGKFVYVSVYDNNLYALSRDGGKFVWKYASEGGFAASPIYDNGNVYIGSEDGKLYALTGETGRPLWSYQTGESVRCTARAAQGHIFVGSDDRHLHAINMQGGRKAWVYETPAPVRSRPFVLEKEARVFFGCEAGEFYSLDFSGALKWRYRSKRAITSSANFVDGLIIVGSADYHVHAIEANSGWGFWKARTQKPVVSSPAVTEKAIYIGSADNNLYALSVRDGKVLWKYETGDQIASSPAIYKNAIYFGSVDGYVYCIEMKDGKLRWKFKTEGAVISSPSVVDDVVYIGSTDHNLYALSA; encoded by the coding sequence GTGATGCTCGATCAGCTCAACAACATTCGGCTCATAGACTTCGGCATTGCCAAAGGATTCCAGGCCGGGCAAAAGGGGACGATGATCGGCACCGAGGGCTACTCGCCGCCGGAGCAGTACCGGGGCGAGGCCGGCCCGGCGGGCGATCTTTACGCGCTCGGCGCAACCATGCACCACCTGCTTACCAAGCGCGACCCGCGCGCCGAGCCGCCCTTCTCTTTTGCCGAACGGCCCATCCGCAAAATCAATCCCTCGGTCTCGCTGGGGTTCGAGGCCATCGTCAACAAGTCGCTGGCTTATAACCCGACAGATCGCTTCCCCTCCGCCGCCGCAACGAAAGAGGCGTTGGTGGCCCTCCAGCGGGGCGCGCAAGTGATTGTCTCAACGCCAGCCGTCATTCCCAACCTGGGCACTTCGGTTCTGCCCGGAACCTCGACCCTGCCGGCCAGTGGAACTGCGGCGCTCCCCAACATACCCGTCATGATGCCAACCGGTCAGGAGACCGGCCTGCTGGTTCCCGCGTTCGACACCGGCATCAAACCCTTGTGGGTGTTCAAATGTGAAGATGAGATTCGTAGTCAGCCTCTGCCGGTGGGCAAATTTGTGTATGTCAGCGTCTACGACAACAACCTCTATGCCCTCTCGCGCGACGGCGGCAAGTTCGTTTGGAAGTACGCCTCTGAGGGCGGCTTTGCCGCCTCGCCCATTTACGACAACGGCAATGTCTACATCGGCTCGGAAGACGGCAAGCTTTATGCGCTGACGGGCGAAACCGGGCGGCCCCTGTGGAGCTACCAGACCGGCGAAAGCGTCCGTTGCACCGCCCGCGCCGCCCAGGGCCACATCTTTGTCGGCTCCGACGACCGGCACCTGCACGCCATCAACATGCAGGGTGGCCGCAAAGCGTGGGTGTACGAAACCCCGGCCCCGGTTCGCTCCCGGCCCTTTGTGCTGGAGAAAGAAGCGCGGGTGTTCTTCGGCTGTGAAGCCGGCGAGTTCTATAGCCTCGACTTCAGCGGCGCGCTTAAGTGGCGCTACCGTAGTAAACGGGCCATCACCTCCTCGGCCAACTTTGTGGACGGACTGATCATCGTCGGGAGCGCCGATTATCACGTGCATGCCATCGAAGCCAACTCGGGCTGGGGTTTTTGGAAGGCGCGCACCCAGAAGCCGGTCGTCTCTTCGCCGGCGGTGACAGAAAAGGCGATCTACATCGGCTCTGCCGACAATAACCTTTATGCCCTCAGCGTGCGCGACGGCAAAGTGCTCTGGAAATACGAGACCGGCGACCAGATTGCCTCCAGTCCGGCCATTTACAAGAACGCCATTTATTTTGGCTCGGTGGATGGGTACGTGTATTGCATTGAAATGAAAGATGGCAAACTGCGCTGGAAGTTCAAGACCGAAGGCGCCGTTATCTCGTCGCCCAGCGTGGTAGACGACGTGGTGTACATCGGCTCGACCGATCACAACCTTTACGCGTTATCGGCTTGA